The following proteins are co-located in the Paludibaculum fermentans genome:
- a CDS encoding acyl-CoA dehydrogenase family protein, protein MSTIAPTTPTLKGGEFLIRSVDAREIFTPEDFTEEHRAIARTTDEFWNKEVVPNLEAIQHQDHEAAARVLKKSAELGLTAVVVPESYGGMEMDLISAMIVAEGLARDGSYAGWHGAHAGIGTLPLLLFGTEDQKQKYLPKLTSGEWIGAYALTEPHAGSDALAAKTRADLSEDGSHYVLNGSKMWITNAGKADLFTVFAKVNGEQFTAFLVERNVAGLTVGQEEKKMGIKGSSTCAVYFDNVRVPASNLLGETGRGHIIAFNILNLGRLKLGPFAVGGSKNVIQSCIKYAKERNAFGGPIARFGVIQYKLAEMMIRTFAAETMSYRVAGEVERHGDVLKGAEEFAIECSYVKVFASEVLDYVVDEGVQIHGGYGYHQDYMVERAYRDSRINRIFEGTNEINRLLATGMLLKRAMRGQLPLVAAVKQVQDELLSPSLSAGAPDLVANARKITLIALGVAFQRFREKLDEQQEVVAALTDCAMNTFAMESVALRCERLQSTPKAAFAADVRDVFLRDALNTVEDSARMVLSAASEGDALRTNMAVLRRFAKYDPVDSVTARRRLATRMLETGRYLF, encoded by the coding sequence ATGAGCACCATCGCACCAACTACGCCCACATTGAAGGGCGGCGAGTTTCTCATCCGGTCAGTGGACGCCCGGGAGATTTTCACACCCGAGGACTTCACCGAAGAGCATCGGGCCATCGCCAGGACAACCGATGAATTCTGGAACAAAGAGGTGGTGCCGAACCTGGAGGCGATCCAGCACCAGGATCATGAGGCAGCGGCGCGGGTCCTGAAGAAATCGGCCGAACTGGGCCTCACGGCTGTAGTGGTGCCCGAATCCTACGGCGGCATGGAGATGGACCTCATCTCCGCGATGATCGTCGCCGAAGGTTTGGCCAGGGACGGCTCCTACGCCGGCTGGCACGGCGCTCATGCCGGCATCGGCACACTGCCGCTGCTGCTCTTCGGCACGGAGGACCAGAAGCAGAAATACCTGCCAAAGCTCACTTCCGGCGAGTGGATCGGCGCCTATGCGCTGACAGAGCCGCATGCGGGTTCGGATGCCCTGGCCGCCAAGACCCGGGCCGATCTTTCGGAAGACGGCTCGCACTACGTGCTCAACGGCTCGAAGATGTGGATCACGAACGCCGGCAAGGCCGACCTGTTCACCGTCTTCGCCAAGGTGAATGGCGAGCAGTTCACGGCATTCCTGGTCGAGCGCAACGTCGCCGGGCTCACGGTGGGGCAGGAAGAGAAGAAGATGGGCATCAAAGGCTCATCCACGTGCGCCGTCTACTTCGACAATGTGCGCGTGCCGGCTTCCAATCTGCTGGGTGAGACCGGCCGCGGGCACATCATTGCCTTCAACATCCTCAACCTCGGACGCCTGAAGCTCGGCCCGTTCGCTGTCGGCGGTTCGAAGAATGTCATCCAGTCGTGCATCAAGTACGCCAAGGAGCGCAATGCGTTCGGCGGACCCATCGCCCGCTTTGGGGTCATTCAGTACAAGCTGGCCGAGATGATGATCCGCACGTTCGCCGCCGAGACGATGAGCTACCGCGTGGCCGGAGAAGTCGAGCGTCACGGTGATGTCCTCAAGGGCGCTGAAGAATTCGCCATCGAGTGCAGCTATGTGAAGGTCTTCGCTTCGGAAGTTCTCGACTACGTGGTCGATGAGGGCGTGCAGATCCACGGCGGTTACGGTTATCACCAGGACTACATGGTGGAGCGTGCCTATCGTGACTCCCGCATCAATCGCATCTTTGAAGGCACAAACGAGATCAACCGCCTGCTGGCCACGGGCATGTTGTTGAAGCGGGCCATGCGCGGACAACTTCCACTGGTGGCCGCCGTCAAGCAGGTGCAGGACGAATTGCTTTCGCCCTCGCTTTCTGCCGGAGCGCCGGACCTCGTGGCGAACGCCCGCAAGATCACGCTCATCGCGCTGGGCGTCGCCTTCCAGCGCTTCCGCGAAAAGCTCGACGAGCAGCAGGAAGTCGTCGCCGCGCTGACGGATTGTGCCATGAACACCTTCGCCATGGAGAGCGTGGCGCTACGCTGCGAACGGCTGCAGTCCACCCCGAAGGCCGCTTTCGCCGCCGATGTGCGGGATGTGTTCCTGCGGGATGCCCTGAACACGGTGGAAGACAGCGCGCGCATGGTGCTCTCGGCAGCTTCCGAGGGCGATGCGCTGCGCACGAACATGGCCGTGCTCCGCCGCTTCGCCAAGTACGACCCCGTCGACTCCGTGACGGCCCGCCGGCGGTTGGCCACGCGGATGCTGGAAACCGGCCGGTACCTCTTCTAA
- a CDS encoding AAA family ATPase, with protein MRLLILVGLPASGKSTWAQQNGLPVLSSDAVRELLTGDPTHQGVNRLVFRTLRQLAAARAQAGMPVTCIDSTALTVWERRCWVRFAQLHHCTPEVIYFDIPLEECKRRNAARTRTVPDHVMDWMAARLQQPAVLEGFERITIVRQEPGLPASSSA; from the coding sequence ATGCGCCTTCTGATCCTTGTGGGCTTGCCTGCTTCCGGCAAGTCCACTTGGGCCCAGCAGAACGGCTTGCCCGTGCTTTCCTCCGACGCCGTGCGCGAGCTCCTCACTGGCGACCCCACCCATCAGGGCGTGAACCGCCTCGTCTTCCGCACCCTCCGGCAACTGGCCGCGGCCCGCGCGCAGGCCGGAATGCCGGTCACCTGCATCGACTCCACCGCGCTCACGGTGTGGGAACGGCGCTGCTGGGTTCGTTTCGCGCAGCTTCACCACTGCACGCCCGAGGTGATCTACTTCGACATCCCGTTGGAGGAGTGTAAGCGTCGCAATGCCGCGCGGACCCGCACCGTTCCTGACCATGTGATGGACTGGATGGCTGCGCGCCTGCAACAGCCCGCCGTGCTGGAAGGCTTCGAGCGGATCACGATTGTCCGCCAGGAACCGGGGCTTCCTGCCAGCTCTTCTGCATAA
- a CDS encoding MFS transporter, which produces MSAGEARSYSLAAYGRILRENRNFRLLWFAQVVSEMGDWLYAVAIYSLLLELTGEAKSVGFAVVLQLLPQVFMAPTAGVLNDRLNRRTIMIFADCCRFFIVLAMVFVKSASMVWLVWILLFLETIMWALFEPGRSAIVPNIARDEGEVMVANALSSTTWAINFAIGSGLGGLLAYKFGRDVLFAVNALSFVVSALLLAAMKVKETHAAHLPAFCLKDMIDFTPVMEGIRYIRRDRRLTATLMVKAGMGLLGAHWVILPIYGERVFPMTSHGADLARGGTLSMSLLLGARGIGSLIGSFSSGYWARNSEKRMRSGILFAFLIAAASYCLLSAAPTLALACAAVALGHAGTSIAWVFSTTMLQGMTEDRYRGRVFSADFSGLFLVMSCMSFLASQAVDLGLSVRTVALISGCLGLVPAGIWLLMQKSWQEAPVPGGQS; this is translated from the coding sequence ATGAGCGCGGGCGAAGCCAGATCGTACTCGCTCGCGGCCTACGGCCGGATTCTGCGGGAGAACCGCAATTTCCGCCTGCTGTGGTTCGCCCAGGTGGTGAGCGAGATGGGCGATTGGCTGTATGCGGTCGCCATCTACAGCCTGCTGCTCGAACTCACGGGCGAGGCCAAATCAGTGGGCTTCGCCGTGGTACTGCAACTGCTGCCGCAGGTATTCATGGCGCCCACGGCCGGGGTGCTGAACGACCGGCTGAACCGCCGCACCATCATGATCTTCGCCGATTGCTGCCGGTTCTTCATCGTACTGGCGATGGTGTTCGTGAAGTCGGCCAGCATGGTGTGGCTGGTGTGGATCCTGCTGTTCCTGGAGACCATCATGTGGGCGCTGTTCGAGCCCGGCCGCAGCGCCATCGTCCCGAACATTGCACGGGACGAGGGAGAAGTCATGGTCGCCAACGCGCTCTCGTCCACCACGTGGGCCATCAACTTCGCCATTGGCAGCGGACTGGGCGGCCTGCTTGCCTACAAATTCGGGCGGGATGTTCTGTTCGCCGTGAACGCGCTGTCGTTCGTCGTCTCCGCACTGCTACTGGCAGCCATGAAGGTGAAGGAGACTCATGCGGCGCACCTGCCGGCCTTTTGCCTGAAGGACATGATCGACTTCACTCCAGTGATGGAGGGCATCCGGTATATCCGGCGCGATAGGCGGCTAACGGCGACACTGATGGTCAAAGCGGGCATGGGCCTGCTGGGCGCGCACTGGGTGATCCTGCCTATTTATGGAGAGCGCGTCTTTCCGATGACCAGCCACGGCGCCGACCTGGCGCGCGGCGGCACCCTGAGCATGAGCCTGCTGCTGGGCGCGCGGGGGATCGGGTCGCTGATCGGCTCGTTTTCGTCAGGTTACTGGGCCAGAAACAGTGAGAAGCGGATGCGCTCCGGCATCCTGTTCGCATTCCTGATCGCGGCCGCTTCCTATTGCCTGTTGAGCGCCGCACCCACACTGGCGCTGGCGTGTGCGGCCGTGGCGCTGGGCCATGCGGGCACTTCCATCGCCTGGGTCTTCTCCACGACAATGCTGCAGGGGATGACGGAAGACCGTTACCGGGGCCGCGTCTTCTCAGCGGACTTCAGCGGCTTGTTCCTGGTGATGAGCTGCATGAGCTTCCTGGCTTCGCAGGCCGTCGACCTGGGTCTCTCCGTGCGCACGGTTGCCCTCATCAGCGGCTGCCTGGGGCTGGTGCCGGCGGGCATCTGGCTGCTTATGCAGAAGAGCTGGCAGGAAGCCCCGGTTCCTGGCGGACAATCGTGA
- the trpS gene encoding tryptophan--tRNA ligase: MKPRVLSGIQPTGSLHIGNYLGALKNWVRMQHDYECVFCIVDLHAITLYQEPAELRRKIEQTAAIFLAAGIDPRISSVVVQSTVAAHAELCWLLTCVTPIGWLERMTQYKDKSAKQESISDGLLQYPVLMAADILLYKANAVPVGDDQSQHLELTRDLAQRFNAQYGDTFVMPETKLPSVGARIMGLDDPTKKMSKSETGSGHAIALLDEPSVIRKKLMRATTDSGTGVDFDNMGAGVANLLAIHQSFTGWTDDQIRNHFAGLRYGDLKKTVAEAVVAGLEPIQQRYKEITADPAYLKGVLREAAERVAPVANDTVRLVKQRMGIYTD; the protein is encoded by the coding sequence ATGAAACCACGAGTCTTGTCCGGAATCCAGCCCACTGGAAGCCTCCACATCGGAAACTATCTGGGCGCCCTGAAGAACTGGGTCCGCATGCAGCACGACTACGAATGCGTGTTTTGCATCGTGGATCTGCACGCGATCACGCTCTATCAGGAGCCGGCGGAGTTGCGCCGGAAGATCGAACAGACGGCGGCAATTTTCCTGGCGGCCGGCATCGATCCCAGGATTTCCTCGGTCGTCGTGCAATCGACGGTGGCCGCCCACGCCGAGCTTTGCTGGCTGCTCACCTGCGTGACGCCGATCGGCTGGCTGGAGCGGATGACCCAGTACAAGGATAAGTCCGCGAAGCAGGAGAGCATCAGCGATGGTCTGCTGCAGTATCCGGTACTGATGGCGGCCGACATCCTGCTCTATAAAGCGAATGCGGTGCCGGTGGGCGACGATCAGTCCCAGCACCTGGAACTGACCCGCGACCTGGCGCAGCGCTTCAATGCGCAGTATGGCGACACCTTTGTGATGCCGGAGACGAAACTGCCCAGCGTCGGCGCGCGCATCATGGGCCTGGACGACCCCACGAAGAAGATGAGCAAGTCGGAGACCGGCTCCGGCCATGCGATCGCGCTGTTGGACGAGCCCTCCGTGATCCGGAAGAAGCTCATGCGGGCCACCACCGATTCCGGCACCGGGGTCGATTTCGACAACATGGGAGCAGGCGTCGCCAATCTGCTGGCCATCCACCAGTCTTTTACTGGCTGGACGGACGATCAGATCAGGAACCACTTTGCCGGGTTGCGGTACGGCGACCTCAAGAAGACCGTGGCCGAGGCCGTGGTGGCCGGCCTGGAGCCGATCCAGCAGCGCTACAAGGAGATTACCGCCGACCCCGCCTATCTGAAGGGTGTCCTGCGAGAGGCCGCCGAGCGCGTTGCGCCGGTCGCCAACGATACCGTGCGCCTGGTGAAACAGCGCATGGGCATCTACACGGACTAG
- a CDS encoding class I SAM-dependent RNA methyltransferase — MAEVKIEKWVYGGSGLGRTDGQVTLVPFVMPGEQVRVEPVKQKTGMVEGRAVEWLERSEARIEPACPYFQKCGGCHYQMAPYDMQVAQKAEILREVLRRVGKIEAPEKIETISAEPWGYRNRSQFHFGPQHSLGFKASGSDRVVDVDKCPISAPLINDALKKLRGLRRDKHFPRFLKEIELFTNGEQTMVNVLSTEGSRGVAKGFFDWLGLQIPGASEGALEYAAAGEKFRVSHKSFFQVNRFLADEMVKCALEGAEGKTALDLYAGVGLFTLPLARRFEKVTGVESDGSAVRDLEFNAERSGVKAKALRLQSEQYLENLTATPDFVLADPPRSGLGKAVVKHLVRLLPPRISLVSCDPATLARDAAVLVGAGYRFEKMTMIDLFPQTYHIETIVLMVR, encoded by the coding sequence ATGGCTGAAGTGAAGATCGAGAAGTGGGTTTACGGCGGCTCGGGCCTCGGCCGCACAGACGGCCAAGTCACGCTTGTGCCGTTCGTGATGCCCGGCGAGCAAGTGCGCGTCGAGCCTGTCAAGCAAAAGACGGGCATGGTGGAAGGTCGCGCGGTTGAGTGGTTGGAACGCAGCGAGGCCCGGATTGAGCCCGCTTGCCCCTATTTTCAAAAATGCGGCGGGTGCCACTACCAGATGGCGCCCTATGACATGCAGGTCGCCCAGAAGGCGGAGATCCTGCGCGAAGTCCTGCGCCGCGTGGGCAAGATCGAGGCTCCCGAGAAGATCGAGACCATCAGTGCCGAGCCGTGGGGTTATCGCAATCGCAGCCAGTTCCACTTTGGCCCCCAACACTCGTTGGGGTTCAAGGCCTCCGGCAGCGATCGCGTCGTCGACGTGGACAAATGTCCCATCTCGGCTCCGCTGATCAACGATGCACTGAAGAAGCTGCGCGGCCTGCGCCGTGACAAGCACTTCCCCCGCTTTCTCAAGGAGATAGAGCTGTTCACCAATGGGGAACAAACCATGGTGAACGTGCTGTCGACGGAAGGCAGCCGCGGCGTCGCCAAGGGCTTCTTCGACTGGCTGGGCCTGCAGATTCCCGGCGCTTCAGAAGGCGCCTTGGAGTATGCGGCGGCCGGTGAGAAGTTCCGTGTCAGCCACAAGTCGTTCTTCCAGGTAAACCGCTTCCTGGCCGATGAAATGGTGAAGTGCGCGCTGGAAGGCGCAGAAGGCAAGACCGCGCTCGACCTCTATGCCGGCGTGGGTTTGTTCACCCTGCCTTTGGCCCGCCGGTTCGAGAAAGTCACCGGTGTCGAGAGCGACGGCTCGGCCGTGCGCGACCTCGAGTTCAACGCGGAACGCAGCGGCGTTAAGGCCAAGGCCCTCCGCCTGCAATCCGAGCAGTACCTGGAGAATCTGACGGCCACGCCCGACTTCGTCCTCGCCGACCCGCCCCGCAGCGGCCTGGGCAAGGCGGTCGTCAAGCACCTCGTGCGCCTGCTGCCCCCGCGCATCAGCCTTGTCTCGTGTGATCCAGCCACGCTGGCCCGCGACGCCGCCGTCCTGGTGGGCGCCGGCTACCGTTTCGAGAAGATGACCATGATCGATCTCTTCCCCCAGACCTATCACATTGAAACCATTGTCCTAATGGTTCGCTAG